The following DNA comes from Eretmochelys imbricata isolate rEreImb1 chromosome 2, rEreImb1.hap1, whole genome shotgun sequence.
GGTCCACAAagttatttaggctcctaactcgaaatcaatggaagttaaaagcctaaatatctttgaggatctgggccttagtacTTATTATAGTGGTTGCTCAAGGTCTGATGTGGACATAATCACTGTTTTGTGTTTATCCACTTCTTAtgtataattaatttaaaaagcatCTCTCCCTGTGAAGCAATATGGGCACTGAGGAAAGAAACAACGTTTGGAAGGGTCAACTAAAATAAAGTGTGGTTTTTATATGTTAATTGTAGGCCTTGTAAATTAGCCAAGTTCATGTGACCTATAGACAATGAAAACATTGTATAGGTCCCTTCATTGTATGTCTACTTTTATTCATTATTAAATCTTAATATTCTGTAAATCTAAATACATTTTGCTGAGCCCTTTTATAAAGTGTTCCAAAATGCAGCAGAACACATACACATCACACGCAGAGCTATACAAAGATAACCGCACCTTCACATTCACATgctatatatacacatgcacaaaATACATATATACAGGCATACAAGCATGCTTGCTCCATGCCTCAAATATGCATCTGCAAAAACATATACATAATCTCTTTATTTATATTCTGAACACTCAACATATTTATCTCCTGTTGTAAAGATATTCATTACTAACTCAGACAAATGGAATGAAGCACAGACCTCTTGTAATAGTGCAGTAATACATACCCTCTGAAGTAGAGTGTTGTTGTTTTCTGGATCCTGGGGTTGTACAGCTTATAGTTTGACAGATTGTAAACTCTACATATCTCTTTTTGGACATATTTGATTATTATTCCTCATCTTTTCATTAGAAGGACAAGTATTGTAGGTTTACGGAGCTGGTCACTTCTTTGGTATGAACACTGTAGCTGAAAAGAAGATCAAGACCCCCTGCAGTGTAGCAAGTTTGGTAGGATGAATAATTTATTCTGAAGTATAATATATCAAGGAGGTAATTTAAGTAAGCCTGCAACTAATGCAGATAATTAATTAAGTGATCCTAGAGCACCTGATTGACATTTCCTAATTCAGTTATGTACAAAAGTTCTACTGTTATCACAGATCAGTTGGTATACATAAAAATATTATAGTACACTTACATGTTATTGTATGTCTGAAGTGTATACAATTGTCCCAGCTTCCTTTAAATATTCAGAATAAAATTCTTTTATGCTTATTGTACACATAGGTATAAGTTTACCTCCTTTTGTATTTTATCTCTATGATCATTATTTGCTTTAAATGGATGGGTGGGTCAGGGCCAAGCAGTGTGGGTATTCATCAGTCATTGTCCCCATATGACCACTGAAGCTACTGCAGTCCTGAGGCTGAAACAGCAGCTGCAGACACCTGCCCATTTATACCCAGGTTAGTTATCTGGCTCAGCCTTGGGGTCAGGATTATCCCCCATGGATTACTGGTCCTTACTGCTCTGATAAAGAATTGGCACATTGGGCCTGTCTTTATGatcaaattaaataataaaaataataaaatccttctccttgttgaatttgtttaaaaatacatttggtcCCCAATGTGAATGTGTTAATGACAACAGTGCCTAGGGTTGCCATCCAGGATGATCCCACCCAagcccataaaactggacagctgtcagtgtgtactgagcacccttacagatttcctgggacagctacctcaaaaaaggacaatcctgggaaaacctggacaggtgacAACCTTCTGTAACAGACATGTTAGAATCCTCACCCAGCCATTTAATGAGACTTTTGGGGGAAGAAAGGGTGATGGTGCTATAGGAAGGCCAGTGGCAATGTCTCTGCTCCATATTCCATATCTTCCTGGAGAGGCTTCAGACACCTGTCATCTTTGTGAAGGTTGTTAGTAGCCCACCCTTCTTTCCTACATAGGCTACAAAAACATTGtggaccccctccccctccaaatctTAAATATAGCACAAAATACCGCAGCACAAATTGCATGGCTATGTTATTTTATACTGCCATCTCCTGGTGCAGCAGTTCACTTTTACTAAAATGAGTGAAAACAGAAATCTGGTAGGTGGCAGCACTAAAACGAAAACCAAATCCTTTTTAATATCAAGTTTTCTTCTTTACTAGCTTTGACTGTTTTCTCCTTGTTAGCTTTCAACTTTAACCTATGATGAGGAAGACTCCCGGACCGCAATGTGGTGGTAAATTACACGTTTTACAGTCTTATTACACTGGTTACTCAGGGAAGAGTCATTTTACTTTCAGTCTTACTGGATGGAAAACGCAAATCACATACTTCTCGGCTATAGCACTTTTCACGTCACTGCTAGTAGAATTCAAATTGCAAAGTGAAACAAGAAATTTAAGGAAGGAAGCTGCAgtgaaataatttaattaaaagggGTTAGCTAGTATGTGCCGATTAAATGCTTGAAAATTACTCTTATGAAAGCGGCAAGGTTTTGGGGCTTGATTTAACAGGAAAAGGATTTGCTTTGCCCAATAAGAAGAGTTAGCAATACTAAAGGGAAGTCAAAGTGGTCTTCGGATCCGAGTAAAGTGGTGGGATTATCTGCGTGCAACGTAAGGACTGATTCTGCTGTGTAAAATGCAACCAAGAGGGTTTAGAGCAGTATATTTATTTTGTCTTATAATGTGGTTTCTAAAGATATTCAACTGTATTCATTAGTCTGAATTTTTGCTTGAAATTTGACTATTTTTTGTGTGTATTGTCAAAGGTCTCATGTCTTAGCAATGTGAAATAAGAATCCCCAAATTAggtttgccaaccctccaggattgttctggagtctccaggaattaaagattatgtcatgtgatcaAATCTCCAGGAATTCCTCCAACCAAATTTGGCAATCCCCAGTGGATGCTTAGGTAAGGAAGGTCTGGGGTGATTATTGcttagaataatagaaatagAATAGAAATAGAAATGAGCTGTGCAATAGTATGTCCCTTGCTATTTTGGAGGAAGGTTCTTTTTCTCCTGCTATATGAGTCAGAGCAGACAATGGATATTTTTAGGGacagaaaatatttgtaaaaggcATAATCTATAAAAAGAGCATTTGTTAGCAGCTGTTTGCTGGTTCAGGACCTTAGATTGGAAATTCTTCAGGATGGGGACTGCCTCTTTGTCACATACACACAGCACAATGGATCCCTGGTGCTAACTGGCACATCTGAGTCTGATTGGACTATAACTTTTAAAGGCTAGTAAGTTATTACTAATAACATTTTACTAAATTATAAAGTGATATTGTGATTGAGCATCCCTTGTAAAATAAACCTTGTCTTAATTACTATtaaattttaggtttcagaggagtagccgagttagtctgtatcagcaaaaacaatgaggagtccttgtggcaccttagagactaacaaatttatttgggtataagcttttgtgggctataacccacttcatcagatgcatggaatgaaaaatacagtaggccggtataaatatacagcacatgaaaagatgggagttgcctttccaaggggtgggggggggtgtcagtgctaacgaggccaattcaatcagggtggatgtggctcattcccaacagttgacaagaaggggtgagtatcaacagagggaaaattactttttgtagtgacccaggcactcacagtctttattcagccctaatttgatggtgtcaagtttgcaaattagttccagttctgctgtttctcactgaagtctgtttttgaaggtttttttgttgaagaatggttacatttaagtctgttattgagtgtccagggagattgaagtgctcttctactggtttttgaatgttacaattcttgatgtctgatttgtgtccatttattcttttgtgtagagactgtctggttggccaatgtacatggcagaagggcattgctggaacattatggcatatatcacattagtagacgtgcaagtgaatgagctgctgatggtgtggctgatgtggttaggtcctatgatggtgtcccttgaataaatGTGCAGACAGATTTGGCAACGGGGCTTGTTGCAGAGattggttcctggattagtgtttctgttgtgtggtgtgtagttgctggtgagtatttgcttcaggttgggtggctatctgtaagcaaggactggcctgtctcccagggtcTGTGAGCATGAGCAATCATCCTCCaagataggctgtagatccttgatgatgctcgggagagattttagttgggggctgtaggtgatggctagtggcattctgttactttcttcgttgggcctgtcctgtagtaggtgacttctgggtacccttctggctctgtcaatctgtttcttcacttccccaggtgagtactgtagttttaagaatgcttgatagagatcctgtaggtgtttgtctctgtctgagggattggagcaaatgtggttgtatgcGGGAaaggcgaactgcagccactgggagttgcgggcggccatgcctgcggatggtcaatgtaaacaaactgtcttgcagcctgccagcggattatccTGACGGGCCGcctgcgggctgcaggttgcccaccactggtctagaccatccaagacaggtggctatcctgcctccttttgaaaacctccagtgaagaagcttccacaattTTAAATAATAGGAATTTGCTTGGTGTCATTTTTAGGGTGTTTATTCTGCTCTTCAGGCATATGTGTTACTCCTAGGTGGGGAGAACAGGAGTTACACACCCTACCAGTGAGAAAATATTCCACTTCTTAAGATAGTTTTCATCTTTCTTGACTGTTTTTTCTTGCTGTTGGTTTTCATCTATATACTGATCTGTTGAAGAAGGCTCCAATATGCCCTGGTGAGTCTGAGACTGTTTGATCGGTTATTCATGCAATTCCCTTTCATCAAGTGTTACTGCAGCATTTATCAGATTATTGCTAGTAGTGAACAGATTATGAAATGTAACAAGAAGAAAAGCAGTCTGCAATGAAATTATGTAATAAGACTAGTTAGCTGGTATGTCCCATTAAACTCTTGGGATTAGCTGACCTGAATCCCAATAGGGATAAAATGATTAAGGACTGCTTTTATTTTAACTAAAAGCATTGAGGTTTTGGAACTCAATTTAATGGGACAGATACTTGCTTTCATAACCCACACTAAGGGATTATGAATCTTTTAGTCTTCTGCTAATGGGTGGTAGAGGAAGATTAGGAGTCCACTACAGTTTCCAGCTATTGGAGTTTTTCTCAAGAAATAGAGTCTTACTCTCGTAGCCCTTTAGATACAGGGTTTGAACCCTGCTGAGGGCCCAGACAGGAATGTACTTTGTCCAACAGGAAGTTAGTTTGTCTAGAGGCTAGTGGAATCCTGAGTACAATATGTCATTGAGTCAAATATTATAATTGGACTTTGAAAAGGGGTAAGATAACTTCATAAGCAGTAAAAATGATTGCACTTAGTCCAAGATATGGATTGTCAAATCTTGTTACATTGCATCAGCTGATCAGAGCATGGATGAGGAAGGTATTCCCTCCCATAATTAGCCAGGTGCTTGTGGATGTGGATGAGGATAAATTGAGGTTGCCTTCCTCTTAAGTGTCAGATATTCTCTGTGGCCAGCATATTGGATTTTGATACACATGTGGTCTGATTTGTCATGGCAAATTCTTTTtctctgaaaatgattttttgatAGTTCACTGCTTGGGAAACACTATGTGCTATATGTTCTGGGGGTTGGTGGATTGCCGCTTGGTTGAAAAGTACAGGCTAGAACAggatatttatttttccttatagTACAATTGCTGAAACAATTAGAACTATATCTGTTAGTCTGAAACTTTTACTTGATATTTATTGCACCCCTTTATTGCTGGGCTGTGTGGAAACTATGGCTAATAAAGTTATTCCATAAGAGGGCATCCTTATCACTCTCCTTCCAAAATAACTTTTCTTTGTCAAACAAGAAATGTAATCAGTAGTTATGGTCCTGAATCTGATCTGAATTCAGTGCCTAGAATAAATTGCAATATAGAAGTGCCAGAGCCTCTAATgaatttttaatggaaaagttCTGGACAGAACAGAAAGATTATCATCGGTATTTAGCTAAGGAACTCTGGGGTTTGGCTATTGTACTATTGTCCAAATGACCAAGAAACCATTTTATAGCGTCCCGGATTCAAAGTGGCACCTATGTTCCACATGTTGGTAGAAATGTAGGGCCTGATGTCaggcccattaaagtcaatggaaaaactccattTGAGTTCAACAGACTCTGGGTCAGGTTCTTAAAGCTGTATTCTGTTATTACTGCAGACTTACTGGGTATTACTGTGGGTTTCTTATAAAATTGATTATTATAAGCCATATTGTAGCCTGTCCTATGTGTTGGCGTTGGGACAAGGGAGTAAGGAGGAGTAAAACAaccttcagagtagcagccatgttagtctgtatttgcaaaaagaaaaggagtactagtggcaccttagagactaaccaatttatttgagcataaactttcgtgagctacagctcactttatctttttgcgaatacagactaacacggctgctactctgaaggtTGTTTTACTCCTCCTTACTATCTCTGGGTGGCATGATGGTGtctgtccttcccttctcccattgTTGATGCAGGACGTTGTCGGTAGGAGTGCTTGATCCTTTCCCTACTGTAGGGGGCCTCTGGTGATGTTCCCCATTGCACCACGGCTGCTgaagaatttttcttttcagcatTTGAAATGCTTGTTCCTTCCTGTCTCAGGAGCCCTGACCCTTGCAATAACACCTGAGAGGGAGCCCACCAGGGTTCCGTCTTGGCAGCCAGAAGTGCCTGGGGAGCTCCtaactcccccaccctcccttatTGTAAATAAACCCATAGAAGCTACAAGTGCCGCTCACCCTTATTTATTACAAAATAAGGGTCTGGCACATGCCAACAgtttaagttttttttaatgtaaaaatggtttgatttttaaaactggaaaTTTGCCAGGAATGAATCCCTAATGGGGTCGGAGTCCATTTTGCTATTTTGAAAAACGTTTTGTAGCACCTGAGATTTTTAACTTTTGAAACTACCTGGTGAGCGTGCGCAGTAATGAGTTTTCATATTGTTCTTATATCGACATTTAAAACTCCCAGTTCTGATGGATAGGACAAAGGTTTAATTCACTTCAGTGGGGTGTTTGTGTCACTTGTTGAGGATTTCCAACGTGAATTTGTGGCACTAAGAGCCTGACATAATTTTCTGAGTTGCTTGGCTTAGTTTGACTGTATTGGAAGACCTAACAGCTGGGGATTTTAAATGACCAGATTTCTGAAAAGGTTCCAAGAAATGACATATATTTTGCTGAGACTCATATTGTAAGTCCTAAATCTAAAACTCCATCTTCAAGCCATGAAGAGGACACAAAAAACTTGTTCATCTTTAAGTTCCATTTTTGATCAGATGACATTAAAACTTGTTACTGTACTTAGACTGTGTACAGACAATTGATTTGATTGATTGTTTTGATTGGTTACCCAAGTGTCAGGATCAAAGTCAGTCCTTGCAATGCGTGATATCTTCTTGGCTGTAAGATGCTGAACCAGATGAGGGGCTTTCTGGATCAGGATAGTGGTGTAGTGTGTTACATGGAAGAAACAGCTTAGAGGGTGGGGAAATAGAAGAAGCAaggatgaaaggaaaaaaatacaaccaACTAACCTAGAACTCAacatgaaattgaccagaatacaCAACAAACTTCAGCTCTTGGGGGATTTGTGATTTCCAACTTCCCAACTCTTTGTGGAGAACTATTCCTTGAGAAACAGTTTCAAATATTGGCAACTATGAAAGGGGACAGAGTTGAATGTGGTGAGATGCCAGTGTTATGCAAACTTTTCCTGCTGAGTCCTCACTTTGGGTGAGATTCTCACTCCTGCACCAATCTTTCTATGCTGAATAAAGGGACCAGAGTACAATAGTATAAAGGGGCCTAAAAACCCCAGGTCTAGCTGGGGAGAGTTCCTTTGGaacaggagctgggggagagagctGTAGGCTGTCCTCCTAGGACCCTTCTCAAGCCCGTGTGTAGGGGTTGTGCTGGGGAAATGGCTGCGGCTGGGAGAGGAGTGTTTGGAGTGAGGCATGTGGGAAATTCTGGGCAGCACTACTGCCCAGGGAGTCTGCCATAATGCAGACAGACCTCCAGGGCTTCCTGAAatatgatgggggagggggactcttCAGCCACCAGAGCAGTCCAGAATCGGGAGCgtgcaaaggtggtttaaagTTACCCTAGCTTCCCACCTGGGCTGTCTGTACCATGCCTCTTAAGAGATGGAAGCCTGAATCTTAATCCTTTAATGTAACTGAATATTTTATTCTGGTTTCATGGTAGTAATCCTGTACACTTCTGTTCACCTCCATCCAgaattttaaatgaatgaattttaaacaatttattgaatttgctaatttataggGGTTTTTTAAGCCATATCTTTTAACTAAATAATTAGATATTCCTACTTGGgcagattttgtttttatttttttttaagctctaaCTATTTAAACAAATCCACCCACGTTCTTCATTTAGTGTCCAGTAGCTGTGCATAATGACTGTTTGTTTTCTTCCCCTCAGATGATAAACAGTGGACATACAATACTACAAAGATAATTGCAGCAGCTGATCCCTATGGCAGCCAGGGGACTGATGCGCAtgaaaaactcacttcttcacaATATGAATTGTTTCTGGCTGATTAGATTTTCTGCAGAGATTGCACTCAGACCTGTGTCTTCTAGGCACTTCTGTCTGAAGATAGAGAGTGCTGATGCAAAGTCATGCCAGGAGAATGGCATTCTAGTAAACAATCTGGCATGCATGGGAGTGGATGTCAAAATGGCAAGAAGGCGACAACCTGGAGTTCTGAAGAAGCTGATCACAAATGAAGAGGGCCTCAAAAAGTTTCTGCAAAGCAAAGGGGCTACTAATGAAATCATTGCTAGCATCATCTCACGTTATCCACGGGCCATCACGCGTTCCCATGAGTCTCTTGAAAAACGTTGGGAACTTTGGAGAAGTATTTTGATGACTGATTTGGAAATTGTAAATATTCTGGGACGTTCCCCTGAGTCCTTCTTTCGTTCCAGTAATAACATGAATATGgagaaaaatattacatttttctcttctcttgggCTAACCTCTAAACACCTTAGCAATATGTTGACCAGAGCACCACGGACTTTTTCTAACAGAGTGGAGCTGAATAAGCAGAtgactgacctcctgcatgaaATCTGTTTATCTTTAGGTGGTGAAAACCCAAATAGTTTTGTGAAGCACATaatttctaaaaatgttttcatcctcctgcggagCAGCAAGCAAGTGAGTGCAAACATTGAGTTCCTGCAGTCATCTTTCCATCTGAGGAATGAGGAATTACTAGCTCTGCTACATGGCACTGGAGCTGACATTTTGGACTTATCTAatgaatatataaaaaaaaactttacaaaTGCTAAAGAGAAGTTGTTATCTCTTGGGTGCACTGAAAGAGAGGTGGATAGATTTTTCATTAGATATCCACGAGTGCTCTTTCTTTCATCCAAGACCCTCAGTGATAAAATAGATTGCCTCTTGCAAGCAAAGATTCACATTAAACAAATAGCTGAAACTTCTCGCGTTCTGGATTTAAGTATCAGTACTGTAAAAAGCAGAGTCAAGGAACTGGAAAAAACTAGTTATGACTTCAAAACCTCTGGAATTGGCATCCTTACTTTAAGTAAAAAGAGATTTGAAGCTAAATTGGAAAAATTACATAGTGCATGGTGATTAACCAAGAGGACAGCATCCATTCTGTGAGAACACAGGGTcagattttgaaattaaaaaactTGAAAAAGGGTCCTGTTTTGTTATTTTGAAACTTATTTCAAAATCATTTGTGGTTACTTAGCACTGCTTATTTAGGATAAGTAAATTCTCAGCTATCACTAGCGGGGTGGTATGGGGTGACCAGGAGACCCGTTTAGTGTCTTGCTGTGAAGGTAGTGGATCACAGATATTGAAAAGGGTGGGACTGTTTAGAGAGGACTCCAGTTGGAGGAGATATTAGAGATATGCAGAATAATGAATAGTACAGAGAAGATAAGTCAGGTATACTATTTGCCCTTTCTTCCATACAAAAGCAAGGGATCATTCATACCCTTGATTCTGGAACTGGCTTAGCACAGGCAAACCATTGCATCCATTTGGAGCCCCATTGAAGCCCTTGCGGGAGCCAGTTGTTGGACTGGGGTATTCTATTATTTCTTTACATTGTTTCATCTTATCACAGATAAGTAAGATCTAGGAGCCTGTGTCCTTGAGAAATGCATTGAAAGGTCTGTTGATAAGGGTTGGCATAGATGTAGTCTTTATGATAGAAGCATGTCCCCATAAGCCTATAAAATCTAATAATATGAAGAGTTGGCTTAAATCTAACAGGCACACTTAGAAGGGCAGTTGGTAAAGGGATGTGACATCAAAGTATTGTCCACAGCTGGTGACAGATGATTCATTAAATGCTACAGAAGTCTCTCAGATGAGGACAAATGTACTTGGTATTTGCAAATCATAGATACTTTAAGGAGGTAGCTCCTAAATGCAGAAAACTAACATGACATTATTCCTTGAAGCATAATACAAACTGCTtttgattttaagaacaggtaatTCTGTTTATTTCAAGTGTATAATGACACATTTTCCCCACCTAATTACATGATCTAAGGATTTCtgtatatttacatatgtatgttTTTATGTTTCTTACCCTTTGATCACGCATCTAGTCTTCTTGCTTTAATTAGGTATAAGTGTCTATTTTTTCACTCCCTCCTTTGCAGGAGGAGAGTGAAGTCAAAGAACTTGGATCCTAAGTCTGAAGTCTAAGCAAAACTTTGGTAGGTACCTGCTTGTGTTTGCAGGTTTTGGGACTTAAATTTGATCTTGAATTCTCAGGATCCTGGGAAATGTATATTTTATCTGAGTATACATTTAAATGTTTACAAGAGAAGCATTACTTACTGAGTAGATTTGCAGCAGAGAGACGCTCAGACTTGCGTCTTCTAGGCCTTTCTGTCTGAAGATAGCGTGCTGATGCAGAGTAATGTCAGGAGAATGGCATGCATGGGAGTGGATGTCAGAATGGCAAGAAGGTGACAACCCAGAGTTCTGaacagccaggacaggttaggcattttagaactcgcTACTCAAAGATTTAAATTTAtgtgtaagagagaaataaaaattatgaaatgcatagaccagtcaaaaaactaaaataacacacttttaAAGAATGAAATTACAAAGAATATAtatgcattgcaggaagtaccaagaagtaacaacaacacaagtatgtgttgggaggggaATGAAATACTGTGTGAGTGTgacacagagacagtgtgtgtgctggctgctggggaagtttctgagagatgctgtacactgtctctttaaggcattCACTGAAAGCTGTCCCgatctgtggagatggggtacctGGGGATGCggagagactctgtgtgtgtgtgtgtgtgtgtgtgtgtgtgtgtgtgagtgagagagagattgtgtgagctggctgctggggaagtctctgaGAGACCATGCGCTGTTTCTTTAAGGTACTCGCTCACTCACCCAGAAGGCTCATTCAGAccacagcagctctctcctgctcAAGTCGTgagccctctcccctgctctgtggagatggggtacaggggctggggaaggggacaccctgacagcaccccctcTACCTCCGCTCTGCACAGTCAGCAGGAGGGTCCCGGGAgcagctgcggggaggggggggggaacacacCTGAACACACTCTGCCAGATGTGTGTGGCTCTGCTAATCAAGTGCGCAGCATTTGAATCACTTGGAGGGAACACAGCCAGTGACTGTCTCCCATACAATAGCTTGAACAGGAGAAGCCTGTGGATGCTTGGGGCACCTCATGGATGGTGAACAGGAGAGGTAGGAGCAGGTGGTCCCAGTGTTGGGAGATCAGTGACTACAAACTTCGTCAGCATGTTCTTTAATGTCTCGTTGAACCATTCCACCAATCTGTTGGTTTGAGGGTGGTATACAGACATTTTCAAAGACTTGACCCATAGCAGGCTAAAAAGCTCTTTTGCTAATTGTGAGGTGAAGTTGGTTTCCTGATCCCTTAACATCTCCTTGGGGATCCCCACACAGGAAAAAACCTTCAGGAGCTCACTGGTGATGACAGCTGTAGTTGGTCAGAGAAGGATGCTTCGGGGTATAGGGTGGCATAATCTAGGATCACCAGGATGTATTTGTTCCTAGCTGCAGACTTTTCTCACGGGCCCACCAGGTCCACGGCTATTCTTTTCAAAGGGCACCCTATGATGAGTAGTGGTACCAGAGGGGCCTTTGGAATCTTTTTCTGACCTGTCCACTGGCACTTGGGGATGAGTGCAACTTTAAGTGGATGCTCAGCCAGTGGAGCCATATAGTCACTCTGTTGCATGTCTCGTGTCTTTTCTCTCACCAAGTGGCCTCTGCATGGTATTGGATGGGCCAGTTGGAATACCCACCTTTGGAACTTCCTGGGAACTACCAGCTGGATTCCCACTTCTCCCTGTCTTGGAATCTTTCATGGCCTGGTATGTCTTTCCTCAAGCAGTTCAAAATGGGGCCAGCATTTCAAGAGCTGAGAGTTTAGTACTGTGTTGTCCACATGGGCAAT
Coding sequences within:
- the MTERF1 gene encoding transcription termination factor 1, mitochondrial, with product MAARGLMRMKNSLLHNMNCFWLIRFSAEIALRPVSSRHFCLKIESADAKSCQENGILVNNLACMGVDVKMARRRQPGVLKKLITNEEGLKKFLQSKGATNEIIASIISRYPRAITRSHESLEKRWELWRSILMTDLEIVNILGRSPESFFRSSNNMNMEKNITFFSSLGLTSKHLSNMLTRAPRTFSNRVELNKQMTDLLHEICLSLGGENPNSFVKHIISKNVFILLRSSKQVSANIEFLQSSFHLRNEELLALLHGTGADILDLSNEYIKKNFTNAKEKLLSLGCTEREVDRFFIRYPRVLFLSSKTLSDKIDCLLQAKIHIKQIAETSRVLDLSISTVKSRVKELEKTSYDFKTSGIGILTLSKKRFEAKLEKLHSAW